In Streptomyces sp. NBC_01231, the sequence GGCCACGAAGTCGGCCTGGAGGGCCTGTACGTCCATCGGCATGTGCGGTGCGGCCTGCGAGGCGTCGATGCAGACCAGCGCGCCGACTTCCTGCGCACGGCGCACTATCGCCTCGACCGGGTTGACCGTCCCGAGGATGTTGGACACCAGCACGAAGGAGACGATCTTCGTCTTCTCGGTGATGATCTCGTCGATGTTGGAGAGGTCGAGGCGCCCGTCGTCGGTCAGGCCGAACCACTTCAGCTTCGCGCCCGTGCGCTGCGCCAGCAGCTGCCACGGCACGATGTTGGAGTGGTGCTCCATCTCCGTGATGACGATCTCGGTCTCGGAGTCCACGCGGTAGGGCTCGTCGGCCCAGCCCAGCATGTTCGCCACGAGGTTGAGCGACTCGGAGGCGTTCTTGGTGAAGATCACCTCGTCGCGGCTCGGCGCGTTGATGAACGCGGCGACCTTGTCACGCGCGCCCTCGTACAGCGCCGTGGCCTCCTCGGCGAGCACATGCACACCGCGGTGGACGTTGGCGTTGTAGCGCTCGTAGTACTCGTTCAGGGCGTCCAGTACCTGGCGCGGCTTCTGCGAGGTCGCCGCGTTGTCCAGGTACACGAGCTTCTGACCGTCGTGGACCGTACGGTCCAGGATGGGGAAGTCCTTGCGGATCGCCTCTGTGTCGAGGAGGCCCGGCAGCTGTGTCACGCGGATACGCCACCCTTCGTGTATGCCTCGTAGCCCTCGTTCTCCAGCTTGTCGGCCAGCTCGGCGCCGCCGGACTCCACGATCCGGCCGGCGGAGAAGACGTGGACGAAGTCGGGCTTGATGTAGCGCAGGATGCGCG encodes:
- a CDS encoding cysteine desulfurase produces the protein MTQLPGLLDTEAIRKDFPILDRTVHDGQKLVYLDNAATSQKPRQVLDALNEYYERYNANVHRGVHVLAEEATALYEGARDKVAAFINAPSRDEVIFTKNASESLNLVANMLGWADEPYRVDSETEIVITEMEHHSNIVPWQLLAQRTGAKLKWFGLTDDGRLDLSNIDEIITEKTKIVSFVLVSNILGTVNPVEAIVRRAQEVGALVCIDASQAAPHMPMDVQALQADFVAFTGHKMCGPTGIGVLWGRQELLEDLPPFLGGGEMIETVSMHSSTYAPAPHKFEAGTPPIAQAVGLGAAIDYLSAIGMDKVLAHEHALTEYAVKKLGEVPGLRIIGPTTAEDRGAAISFTLGDIHPHDVGQVLDEQGIAVRVGHHCARPVCLRYGIPATTRASFYLYSTPAEIDALVDGLEHVRNFFG